In Cyprinus carpio isolate SPL01 unplaced genomic scaffold, ASM1834038v1 S000000001, whole genome shotgun sequence, one genomic interval encodes:
- the LOC122142559 gene encoding cytosolic 5'-nucleotidase 1A-like codes for MTPFTIAVSSCALFRQENGETALGVAYPLVKALKMVNQSMSEMDPTVEEWFKIVVIPTNMDHFKKSVENYNLKIEIACEKPILEHLEEIKPILFLSTNAQNVREAISAGYGAATMFQQDYDEHSDEELRVAFDGDGVLFSDESEKVTAKKGLEAFCQNERDKEDTSLALGPLSMFFKALVQLQKSHKKSPIRTYLVTSRGTTSPGIRALKTLKENNLEINEAFFLCGAHKGPVLKAINPHIFFDDQKKHVALQNRVIGAHVPYGVRNK; via the exons A TGACACCATTCACCATTGCAGTTTCATCATGTGCATTATTTAGACAAGAGAACGGGGAGACCGCTCTAGGAGTTGCTTATCCATTAGTCAAG GCACTTAAAATGGTGAATCAAAGTATGAGCGAGATGGATCCAACCGTTGAAGAGTGGTTTAAAATTGTGGTGATACCTACCAACATGGATCACTTCAAAAAGAGCGTTGAAAACTATA aTCTAAAAATTGAGATTGCTTGTGAAAAGCCCATCCTAGAACACCTTGAGGAGATCAAGCCTATTCTCTTCCTTTCCACAAATGCACAGAATGTGAGAGAGGCCATCAGTGCAG GATACGGAGCAGCCACTATGTTCCAGCAAGATTACGACGAGCACAGTGATGAAGAGTTACGTGTGGCCTTTGATGGTGATGGAGTCCTGTTTTCAGATGAGTCAGAGAAAGTCACCGCAAAGAAAGGTCTAGAGGCTTTCTGTCAAAATGAGCGTGATAAAGAGGACACATCTTTGGCACTG gGTCCTCTAAGtatgttttttaaagcattgGTACAGCTCCAGAAGAGTCACAAAAAGAGTCCAATTCGTACCTACTTGGTAACATCACGTGGCACAACAAGTCCTGGAATCAGAGCCCTAAAGACTCTTAAGGAGAACAATCTGGAGATAAATGAGGCATTCTTTCTGTGTGGTGCCCATAAAGGGCCTGTGCTGAAAGCAATCAATCCTCACATATTCTTTGATGACCAGAAGAAACATGTTGCCCTTCAAAACAGGGTTATTGGTGCTCATGTACCATATGGTGTGAGGAATAAGTGA